GCTGATGGGCCGAGGAGCTGCGCCTGGTCGAGTCGAGGCGAGGCGAGGCGGTGGGCCAGGGACGTTCACCGTCACTGCACTCCGCGAAACCTTTTTTATGCCAGCGCCGGCGCCATATCAGCAGGCACACGGCGCAGACGCGAGGCGGGCTCCATGCAGTTGAACTTCGACAACCGATTCATCGCCGAGCTGCCGGGCGATCCGGTCGTGGGACCGCAGGCGCGCCAGGTCGAAGGGGCGCTGTGGTCTTCGGTGGCGCCGACGCCGGTGGCCGCGCCGCGCGTGCTGGCCTGGTCGCAGGAGGTCGCCGCGCTGCTGGGCCTGCGGGCCGAGGACATCGCCGAGCCGCGCTTCGCGCAGGTGTTCGGCGGCAATGCGCTGGCGCCGGGCATGGCGCCGTTCGCCACCAACTATGGCGGGCACCAGTTCGGCCATTGGGCCGGGCAGTTGGGCGACGGGCGGGCGATCTCGCTGGGCGAGGCCATCGCCGTGGACGGCAGCCGCCAGGAGCTCCAGCTCAAGGGCGCGGGGCCGACGCCGTACTCGCGCTTCGCGGACGGTCGCGCGGTGCTGCGCTCGTCGATCCGCGAATTCCTGTGCAGCGAGGCCATGGCGCACCTGGGTGTGCCGACCACACGCGCGCTGTGCCTGGTCGGCACCGGCGATGCGGTGGTCCGTGACATGTTCTACGACGGTCATGCCGCGCCGGAGCCGGCGGCGATCGTGTGCCGGGTGGCGCCGTCGTTCCTGCGCTTCGGGCATTTCGAGCTGCCGGCCGCGCGCGGCGATGTGGCGCTGCTGCGCCGGCTGGTGGACTTCACCATCGCGCGCGACTTTCCCGAGCTCGACGGCCCGGCCGGCGAGGCGCGCGATGCGGCCTGGTTTGCGCAGGTGTGCACGCGCACGGCCGAACTGATGGCGCACTGGATGCGGGTGGGCTTCGTCCATGGGGTGATGAACACCGACAACCTGTCGATCCTGGGGCTGACCATCGATTACGGCCCTTACGGCTGGATCGACGATTTCGATCCGGACTGGACGCCCAACACCACCGACCGCCAGGGCCGGCGCTATCGCTACGGCTGGCAGCCGCAGGTGGCGTTCTGGAACCTGAGCCGGCTGGCCGGCGCGCTGTCGCCGCTGTTCGCCGATCCTGCGCCGCTGCAGGCCGGGCTGCAGGACTATGTGGATGTGTTCGCCGCGTGCGAGCGCCGCGATACGGCGGCCAAGCTGGGCCTGGCGCAGGACACGCCCGCCGACGCCGCGCTGATGGCCGATCTGCGCGCGCTGCTGCATGCGGCCGAGGTGGACATGACGCTGTTCTTCCGCGAGCTGGGCGAGCACGCTCCCGGCCCGCAGGCGCTGGAGGCGCTGCGCGAGGCCTTCTACGACGCGGAAAAGTTCGAGCTGCACGCGACCGCGTTCACCGACTGGTTGACGCGCTACGCCGCGCGTTGCGCGCAGGATGGCGACGAAGGTGCGCGGCGTGCGCGCATGCGCCGTGTCAATCCCCGCTATGTGCTGCGCAACTATCTGGCGCAGGAGGCGATCGACCGCGCGCACGACGGCGACCTGGGTGGCATCCACACGCTGATGGATGTTTTGCGCCGTCCCTACGAGGATCAGCCTGGGCGCGAGGTCTTCGCCCGCAAGCGCCCGGACTGGGCGCGCGACCGGGCCGGCTGCTCGATGCTGTCCTGCAGTTCCTGAGCACGGCAGCGTGCGGCGCGGTGCAGTAGCATCGCGCTTTACCCAGGACCACGAGCGTGTCGATGTCCGTGCAAACCGAATGGGCCGCGCTGATCCGCGATGTGCCCGACTTCCCCAAGTCTGGCGTGCTGTTCAAGGACATCACGCCGGTGCTGGCCGATGCGGCGGCGTTCGCCGCCGCCACGGCCGCGCTGGCCGATCCCTGGCGCGAGGCCGGCGTGCAGGCGGTGCTGGGCATCGAGTCGCGCGGGTTCATCCTCGGCGCGGCGCTGGCGCGTGCGCTCAAGTGCGGGTTTGTGCCGGTGCGCAAGCCTGGCAAGCTGCCGGCTTCTGTGCTCAGCGTCGAATACGGCCTTGAGTACGGCAAGGACACCTTGCAGATGCATCGCGACGCGCTGCCGCCCGGCACGCGCGTGCTGATCGTGGACGACGTGCTGGCCTCGGGCGGCACGCTGCACGCGGCGCTGTCGCTGGCGCGGCAGCAGGGCTGCGACGTGCTGGGCGCGGCGGTGCTGATCGAGCTGCAGGCGCTGGGCGGGCGCGGGCGCTGGCAGGCGGATCTGCCGCTGACTGCGGTGCTGCGGTTTCCGTGAGGGCCACAAGCGCCGGCGGAACCGGCGTCCTGTGGCATCTCCGGTCTTCGACATGCGGGAACGATGTGTGATGCGGCGGGTGCTTTTGGCGTCTGAGTCAGCGTTTCCCGCGACCTGATTCGACCTCTCCCGGCCACCCCCTGCTGCGCAAGGGGCAGGGAGTAGCGCTGCCGGAGTGGACGTTCGCCACGCTTGCGTCAGCGCAGATTCCGTCATCCCCGCGAACGCGGGGCTCCATGGACGTCAGCGGGACACCGCGAAAAGCAGACCGTGCCCCGCGCGCGATCTCCCGCTTCAGCCCGTCGCCCTGATCACATCGGCCAGCACGCTGAAGATCCGGTCGATGTGCGGCTTCTCGACGATCAACGGCGGCGACAGCGCGATCACATCGCCCGTCACGCGGGTCAGCATCTGGCCGTCCTCGAAGGCGCGGCGGAACACCTCGAAGCCGCGCGCGCCCGGCGCGCCCTCGCGCGGAGCGAACTCGATCGCGCCGATCAGGCCGAAGTTGCGCAGGTCGATCACATGGGGCAGGCCCTTGAGCGAATGCAGGCCCTGCTGCCAGTAGTCGCCCAGTTCGATCGCCTTCTCGAACAGGTGTTCCTCCGCGTAGGTATCCAGCGTGGCCAGCGCGGCGGCACAGGCCAGGGGATGGCCCGAGTAGGTATAGCCATGGAACAGGTCGATGGCGCTGTCCGGGCCCTGGTCGAAGGCCTCGAAGATGTCCTCGGACACGAACACCGCGCCCATCGGCACGCAGCCGTTGGTGATGCCCTTGGCGGCGGTGATGATGTCCGGCGTGACGCCGAAGCGCTGCGAGGCGAAGGCCTTGCCGACGCGGCCGAAGCCGGTGATCACCTCGTCGAAGATCAGCACGATGCCATGCCGCGTGCAGATCTCGCGGATGCGCTTGAGATAGCCCTCCGGCGGCAGGATCACGCCGGCGCTGCCGGAGATCGGTTCGATGATCACCGCGGCGATGGTGGACGGATCGTGCAGCGCGATCACGCGCTCCAGCTCCTCGGCCCATTCCAGTCCATGCGGCGGCAGGCCCTGCGAGAAGCCGTTGCGCGCGATGTCCAGCGTGTGCCTCAGGTGGTCCACGCCCGGCAGGCCGGGGCCGAACCACTTGCGGTTGTTGGGCAGCCCGCCCACCGAGATGCCGCCGAAGCCGACGCCGTGGTAGGCCTTCTCGCGACCGATCAGGCGCGTGCGCTGGCCTTCGCCGCGCGCGCGCTGGTAGGCCAGGGCGATCTTCAGCGCCGTGTCCACCGACTCGGAGCCCGAGTTGGTGAAGAAGACGTGGTTGAGGTCGCCCGGCGTCAGCGCGGCCAGACGCTCGGCCAGCACGAACGGCAGCGGCGAGGACATCGAGAAGTTGGGCGCGAAGTCCAGTGTGCCTATCTGCTGGCGCACGGCCTCGACGATGCGCGGCCGCGCGTGGCCGGCGTTGACGCACCACAGCCCGGCGCAGGCGTCCAGGATCTGCCGCCCGTCGATGTCGGTGTAGTGCATGTCCTTGGCGCTGGCCAGCAGGCGCGGCTTGGCCTTGAAGGCGCGATTGGCCGTGAACGGCATCCAGAACGCGTCCAGCGAATCGGGCTGGCGCGCCCCCAGTTCGGCGTAGTGGGCGGCGTAGCCGTCGCGCGGGGTGAGGGAATCGGCGCTCATGCGGGCCTCGGACGGAGAAGGGATGTTCTTAGCCTAGCGCGTTGAAGAAACTTTACAACGTGAGGCAGAAACAGGCTCAATGCCGCCCTGGGTGTCAAGAATCCGCAACACAGGGGCCAGAAGCCAGCATGGACATCGGAGCGCGGCTGCAGCAGGTGCGTACCGCCAAGCAGCTCAGCCAGCGCGAGCTGGCCAAGCGTGTAGGCGTGACCAACAGCACGATCTCGCTGATCGAGCAGAACAAGGTCAGCCCATCGGTCGGGTCGCTGAAGAAGGTGCTGGACGGCATCCCGATCTCGCTGGCTGATTTCTTCACCCTGGACCTGGAGCCCGGCCCGCCCGACAGCCCGTTCTACAGCGCCGCAGAGACGCCCGACGTGGGCAGCGACGGCGTGCACTACTTCCTGGTGGGACAGCGGGTGGCGCGGCGGCAGATGTGCATCCTGCGCGAGGTGATGCCGCCGGGCACCGACACCGGCCCGACCCTGCTGGTCCACGCTGGCGAAGAGGGCGGGGTAGTCGTGGCGGGCGAGGTGGAAGTCACCGTCGGCGAGCAGGTGCGGGTGCTGCGCGCAGGCGAGGGCTACTACTTCGAAAGCCGGGTGCCGCATCGCTTCCGCAACCTGGGCGAGAGCGAGGCGGTGATCGTCAGCGCGAATACGCCGCCGACGTTCTGAGAACGAGGTCGCCGTCGCACCCGGCGAGCGATGGGCTGCGAAGCGTTCAAGGCATCGCAGCCCATCGAGACGGCCGCTGTTTAGCGCGTTAAGCAGCAGCCGGATCAGACGCTGGAAAGTCTTACGGCGGGCTCAGCCCCGCCGCGCCGCATCGATCGCGGCCACATCGATCCTGCCCATCGTCATCATCGCCTCGAACACGCGCTTGGCCACGGCGGGATCCGGATCGGCCATGCCTTCGGTCAGCGTGCGCGGCGTGATCTGCCAGGACAGGCCCCACTTGTCCTTGCACCAGCCGCAGGCGCTCTCCTGCCCGCCGTTGCCGACGATGGCATCCCACAGGCGGTCGGTCTCGGCCTGGTCGTCGGTGGCGATCTGGAACGAGAACGCCTCGCTGTGCTTGAACGCCGGCCCGCCGTTGAGCCCCATGCACGGCACGCCGCACACGGTGAACTCCACGACCAGCACGTCCCCGGCCTTGCCGGAGGGGAAATCGGACGGCGCGCGGCGCACGGCGCCGACCCGGCTGTCGGGAAAGGTCTTCGCGTAGAACTGCGCGGCCTCCAGCGCGGTGCCGTCGTACCAAAGGCAGAGGGTGTTTTTGGGGATCATGGCGCGTTTCCTCCTGGCGGTGATCGACGCGGCGGGACTGCCGCGTCCTTATACGGCCTCGACGCGCGAGGGCGATGAAGATCGACACGCACGCCAGCGCGTTGCTGAGCGTAATGGTTGCAGGCGACACCGCTCGCGGCGCGCCCGCGACCGCGCCATGACGCTTAGAATCGGCGGCTCCCTCCACTTCATCCCGCAAAGCCCTGCCTTCATGACCAC
The window above is part of the Pseudoxanthomonas sp. X-1 genome. Proteins encoded here:
- a CDS encoding cupin domain-containing protein, whose amino-acid sequence is MDIGARLQQVRTAKQLSQRELAKRVGVTNSTISLIEQNKVSPSVGSLKKVLDGIPISLADFFTLDLEPGPPDSPFYSAAETPDVGSDGVHYFLVGQRVARRQMCILREVMPPGTDTGPTLLVHAGEEGGVVVAGEVEVTVGEQVRVLRAGEGYYFESRVPHRFRNLGESEAVIVSANTPPTF
- a CDS encoding adenine phosphoribosyltransferase; its protein translation is MSVQTEWAALIRDVPDFPKSGVLFKDITPVLADAAAFAAATAALADPWREAGVQAVLGIESRGFILGAALARALKCGFVPVRKPGKLPASVLSVEYGLEYGKDTLQMHRDALPPGTRVLIVDDVLASGGTLHAALSLARQQGCDVLGAAVLIELQALGGRGRWQADLPLTAVLRFP
- a CDS encoding aspartate aminotransferase family protein — protein: MSADSLTPRDGYAAHYAELGARQPDSLDAFWMPFTANRAFKAKPRLLASAKDMHYTDIDGRQILDACAGLWCVNAGHARPRIVEAVRQQIGTLDFAPNFSMSSPLPFVLAERLAALTPGDLNHVFFTNSGSESVDTALKIALAYQRARGEGQRTRLIGREKAYHGVGFGGISVGGLPNNRKWFGPGLPGVDHLRHTLDIARNGFSQGLPPHGLEWAEELERVIALHDPSTIAAVIIEPISGSAGVILPPEGYLKRIREICTRHGIVLIFDEVITGFGRVGKAFASQRFGVTPDIITAAKGITNGCVPMGAVFVSEDIFEAFDQGPDSAIDLFHGYTYSGHPLACAAALATLDTYAEEHLFEKAIELGDYWQQGLHSLKGLPHVIDLRNFGLIGAIEFAPREGAPGARGFEVFRRAFEDGQMLTRVTGDVIALSPPLIVEKPHIDRIFSVLADVIRATG
- a CDS encoding VOC family protein, which translates into the protein MIPKNTLCLWYDGTALEAAQFYAKTFPDSRVGAVRRAPSDFPSGKAGDVLVVEFTVCGVPCMGLNGGPAFKHSEAFSFQIATDDQAETDRLWDAIVGNGGQESACGWCKDKWGLSWQITPRTLTEGMADPDPAVAKRVFEAMMTMGRIDVAAIDAARRG
- a CDS encoding YdiU family protein translates to MQLNFDNRFIAELPGDPVVGPQARQVEGALWSSVAPTPVAAPRVLAWSQEVAALLGLRAEDIAEPRFAQVFGGNALAPGMAPFATNYGGHQFGHWAGQLGDGRAISLGEAIAVDGSRQELQLKGAGPTPYSRFADGRAVLRSSIREFLCSEAMAHLGVPTTRALCLVGTGDAVVRDMFYDGHAAPEPAAIVCRVAPSFLRFGHFELPAARGDVALLRRLVDFTIARDFPELDGPAGEARDAAWFAQVCTRTAELMAHWMRVGFVHGVMNTDNLSILGLTIDYGPYGWIDDFDPDWTPNTTDRQGRRYRYGWQPQVAFWNLSRLAGALSPLFADPAPLQAGLQDYVDVFAACERRDTAAKLGLAQDTPADAALMADLRALLHAAEVDMTLFFRELGEHAPGPQALEALREAFYDAEKFELHATAFTDWLTRYAARCAQDGDEGARRARMRRVNPRYVLRNYLAQEAIDRAHDGDLGGIHTLMDVLRRPYEDQPGREVFARKRPDWARDRAGCSMLSCSS